Proteins encoded by one window of Sphingosinicella sp. BN140058:
- a CDS encoding beta-ketoacyl-ACP synthase III, translating to MSRRSVIIGTGSALPPRRVTNAELAERVDTSHDWIVERTGIHARHIAGDGETTATLATDAARKALDAAGITADQIGLIVLATATPDQTFPASATRVQTALGINDCIAFDVAAVCTGFLYALSVADNMVKGGMADYALVIGSETFSRLLDWEDRTTCVLFGDGAGALVLQAQNTEDRGILATRLHADGRHNDLLYVDGGVSTTGTVGKLRMKGKEVFRHAVVNLADVLNEVLEVAGHTPDEVDWVVPHQANKRILDATARKLGLAPERVIVTVDQHANTSAASVPLALDTAVRDGRIKQGDLIVLEAMGGGFTWGAAVARF from the coding sequence AGCCACGATTGGATCGTCGAGCGCACCGGCATCCACGCGCGCCACATCGCCGGCGATGGCGAGACCACGGCGACCCTGGCGACCGACGCGGCCCGCAAGGCGCTGGACGCCGCCGGGATCACCGCCGACCAGATCGGCCTGATCGTGCTTGCGACCGCGACTCCGGACCAGACCTTTCCGGCGAGCGCGACCCGGGTACAGACGGCACTCGGCATCAACGATTGCATCGCCTTCGACGTCGCCGCCGTCTGCACCGGCTTTCTCTATGCCTTGTCGGTCGCCGACAACATGGTGAAGGGCGGGATGGCCGATTACGCGCTCGTGATCGGATCCGAGACGTTCAGCCGCCTCCTCGACTGGGAGGACCGCACGACCTGCGTGCTGTTCGGAGACGGTGCGGGCGCTCTCGTGCTCCAGGCGCAGAACACCGAGGATCGCGGCATTCTCGCCACCCGCCTCCACGCCGACGGACGGCACAACGATCTGCTCTACGTCGACGGCGGCGTGTCCACCACCGGCACCGTCGGCAAGCTTCGCATGAAGGGCAAGGAAGTGTTTCGGCATGCGGTGGTCAATCTCGCCGACGTCCTGAACGAGGTTCTGGAGGTGGCCGGACATACCCCGGACGAGGTCGACTGGGTGGTTCCGCATCAGGCCAACAAGCGGATACTCGACGCCACCGCCCGCAAGCTAGGCCTGGCGCCGGAGCGGGTGATCGTCACGGTCGATCAGCATGCCAACACGTCTGCGGCGTCGGTGCCGCTGGCACTCGACACCGCGGTTCGCGACGGCCGCATCAAACAGGGTGACCTGATCGTCCTCGAAGCGATGGGCGGCGGCTTCACCTGGGGGGCGGCTGTTGCCCGCTTTTGA
- a CDS encoding integration host factor subunit alpha: protein MRRTEAGTLTRADLADVIHREIGLSRAESAGIVERILHHMCHALSDGQNVKISGFGSFILRDKGERVGRNPKTGVEVPIAPRRVLTFRASQIMRERIARAG, encoded by the coding sequence ATGAGACGCACCGAGGCCGGCACATTGACGAGGGCCGACCTGGCCGACGTCATCCATCGCGAAATCGGCCTGTCCCGCGCCGAATCGGCCGGCATCGTCGAGCGAATCCTCCATCACATGTGCCACGCCCTCTCGGACGGCCAGAATGTGAAGATCTCGGGCTTCGGCAGCTTCATCCTGCGCGACAAGGGTGAGCGGGTCGGCCGCAATCCCAAGACCGGCGTCGAAGTGCCGATCGCGCCGCGCCGGGTGCTTACCTTCCGCGCCAGTCAGATCATGCGCGAGCGTATCGCCCGGGCGGGCTGA
- a CDS encoding MerR family transcriptional regulator, whose translation MSEAPRKSDQAFRTIGELAADLGVPQHILRYWETRFPQLRPLQRAGNRRYYRPADVALAHRIHRLLNEDGYTIRGVQQLLAGRSGDGEEAVAATGPTPANQQDDGFPNQDLLAIRRMLADALEATA comes from the coding sequence ATGAGCGAAGCGCCCCGCAAGAGCGACCAAGCCTTTCGGACGATCGGCGAGCTCGCCGCCGATCTGGGCGTACCGCAGCACATCCTTCGTTATTGGGAGACCCGTTTCCCGCAGCTGCGCCCCCTGCAGCGCGCGGGCAACCGGCGCTATTACCGCCCGGCCGACGTGGCACTCGCCCACCGCATCCATCGCCTCCTCAACGAGGACGGCTATACGATCCGCGGCGTCCAGCAGCTGCTCGCGGGACGATCCGGGGATGGCGAGGAGGCGGTTGCGGCAACCGGCCCAACCCCCGCCAATCAGCAGGACGACGGCTTCCCCAATCAGGACCTGCTTGCGATTCGCCGGATGCTGGCGGACGCGCTGGAAGCGACCGCCTGA
- a CDS encoding histidine phosphatase family protein, translating to MKTLTLLRHAKSTWNDPVARDFDRPLNPRGRRAARTVGAEMRARGLGFDRVVASPAKRVMETLGELEQTFGRLGTIYDERLYLAGTAALLDIIHETDDNVDRLLLVGHNPGLEDLVLLLARDNALRVEAAIKYPTATLAEIAFAVDRWAAIEGDMGDLDRFIRPRDLDPELGPDEDSY from the coding sequence ATGAAGACGCTGACGCTGCTGCGCCACGCAAAATCGACCTGGAACGATCCGGTTGCGCGTGATTTCGATCGGCCGCTCAATCCGCGCGGACGGCGCGCCGCACGGACTGTGGGCGCAGAAATGCGGGCGCGGGGACTCGGCTTCGATCGGGTGGTCGCGTCTCCGGCCAAACGGGTGATGGAGACGCTTGGCGAGCTCGAGCAGACGTTCGGGCGGCTCGGCACGATTTATGACGAGCGCCTCTACCTTGCCGGCACCGCCGCGTTGCTCGACATCATCCACGAGACCGATGACAATGTCGACCGGTTGCTGCTCGTCGGGCACAATCCCGGCCTCGAGGACCTGGTTCTGCTGCTGGCGCGCGACAATGCGCTGCGCGTCGAAGCGGCGATCAAATATCCCACCGCCACGCTGGCGGAGATTGCGTTCGCAGTCGACCGCTGGGCCGCCATTGAGGGGGATATGGGAGACCTCGACCGGTTCATCCGGCCGCGCGACCTCGATCCCGAACTCGGTCCCGACGAAGACAGTTATTGA
- a CDS encoding ATP-dependent DNA helicase: MGLTLPYPALHATHGGIWLATPDGEVRGLGRGEAIAIAAETPVIMLNAPLIGQRLGYPELSGADLLELFAFVHPARFVVPTPKGIAAALDLEVPASDADAAPLLRSAAESLLAQMAADWPEREGAWASAQALWKLRWSWAPAIAQVLKRPERDERWLFSRLPEWEENAGRPQPRAVRVSEIEAVERLADLVGSAAEVRQGQRDYAAAAAAAFAPRKAEGAPNMLLAEAGTGIGKTLGYLAPASVWAEKADGAVWVSTYTKALQRQLDREGLRLFPDAEERQKRIVVRKGRENYLCLLNLEDALQGGFAGRAAILAQLVARWAAYSKDGDMVGGDLPGWLTSLFRRAGSTALTDRRGECVYAGCPHYRKCFIERAARASQDADIVIANHALVMVNAARARDNPPTRMVFDEGHHLFDAADSTFAAALTGQETIELRRWLIGPEGKSRGRRRGLAARLTDVASYDEAGGLALQNAIEAAGLLPGDGWLGRLAEGTAFGPLEKLLAAVRATAYARATAQDAGYAIETEIAELDADIVEAAAPAVEALESLLRPLMALAKRLEAVLEDAPDWLDAQARARIEGAIGGLTWRSQMLQSWIALAARLGGPADPDFVDWLAVDRVDGREFDIGLHRRWLDPTRPLAKTVLEPAHSVVVTSATLRGAEDWGAADARTGACHLPVPVQRFAAESPFDYASNSEVLIVTDLKRGDVAQLAGAYGRLIEAAEGGTLGLFTAIQRLKAVHARIADRLARAGLPLYAQHVDPIDTGTLVDIFRDDPRASLLGTDALRDGVDVPGHSLRLVVMEGVPWPRPTVLHAARKAAGGGSAYDDRVVRARLAQAFGRLIRRREDRGVFVLLSSAMPSRLLTAFPPGVTIRRLSLSDAIDRVRLLLSSDHPFGHQAQRQTEGAE; encoded by the coding sequence ATGGGCCTCACGCTCCCTTATCCGGCGCTTCACGCCACCCATGGCGGGATCTGGCTGGCGACACCGGACGGCGAGGTGCGCGGGCTCGGCCGTGGCGAGGCGATCGCCATTGCCGCCGAGACTCCGGTGATCATGCTCAACGCGCCGTTGATCGGCCAGCGGCTCGGCTATCCGGAGCTGTCCGGCGCCGATCTGCTCGAATTGTTCGCGTTCGTTCATCCCGCCCGCTTCGTCGTGCCGACCCCGAAGGGGATTGCCGCCGCGCTCGACCTCGAGGTGCCGGCGAGCGACGCCGACGCGGCGCCGCTGCTGCGCAGCGCGGCCGAGTCCCTCCTGGCCCAGATGGCGGCCGATTGGCCTGAGCGGGAAGGGGCATGGGCTTCGGCGCAGGCGCTCTGGAAGCTGCGCTGGTCGTGGGCGCCGGCGATCGCGCAGGTGCTGAAGCGGCCGGAGCGCGACGAACGATGGCTGTTCTCGCGGCTCCCCGAATGGGAGGAAAATGCCGGCCGCCCGCAGCCGCGCGCAGTGCGAGTGAGCGAGATCGAGGCGGTCGAGCGGCTCGCCGATCTGGTCGGCAGCGCCGCTGAGGTCCGCCAGGGCCAGCGCGATTATGCGGCCGCCGCCGCCGCCGCCTTCGCGCCGCGAAAGGCGGAGGGCGCGCCGAACATGCTGCTGGCGGAGGCGGGGACCGGGATCGGCAAGACCCTCGGCTATCTCGCGCCGGCGTCCGTCTGGGCGGAGAAGGCCGACGGCGCGGTGTGGGTGTCGACCTACACCAAGGCGCTGCAGCGCCAGCTCGATCGCGAGGGCCTTCGCCTGTTCCCCGACGCGGAGGAGCGGCAGAAAAGGATCGTCGTCCGCAAGGGCCGCGAGAATTACCTCTGCCTGCTCAATCTCGAGGATGCGCTCCAGGGCGGCTTTGCCGGCCGCGCCGCGATCCTCGCCCAGCTCGTCGCCCGCTGGGCCGCCTACAGCAAGGACGGCGACATGGTCGGCGGCGATCTGCCCGGCTGGCTGACCTCCTTGTTCCGCCGCGCCGGATCGACCGCGCTGACCGACCGCCGCGGCGAGTGCGTCTATGCGGGCTGCCCGCATTACCGCAAATGCTTCATCGAACGTGCCGCCCGCGCCAGCCAGGACGCCGATATCGTCATCGCCAATCACGCGCTGGTGATGGTCAATGCGGCACGGGCGCGCGACAATCCCCCGACCCGAATGGTGTTCGACGAGGGCCATCATCTGTTCGACGCGGCCGATTCGACGTTCGCTGCGGCGCTGACCGGCCAGGAGACGATCGAGCTCCGGCGGTGGCTGATCGGCCCAGAGGGCAAGTCGCGCGGCCGGCGGCGGGGATTGGCGGCACGTCTGACAGACGTCGCCTCCTATGACGAAGCCGGCGGCCTTGCTCTCCAGAATGCGATCGAGGCGGCGGGGCTTCTGCCGGGCGACGGCTGGCTCGGCCGGCTCGCCGAAGGCACGGCCTTCGGTCCGCTCGAGAAGCTGCTCGCCGCCGTCCGCGCGACCGCTTATGCCCGCGCCACCGCGCAGGATGCCGGCTATGCCATCGAGACCGAGATCGCCGAGCTCGATGCGGACATCGTCGAAGCGGCGGCGCCGGCGGTCGAAGCGCTGGAATCCCTGCTGCGGCCGCTCATGGCACTCGCCAAGCGGCTGGAGGCGGTGCTCGAAGATGCGCCCGATTGGCTCGACGCGCAGGCACGTGCCCGCATCGAGGGCGCGATCGGCGGCCTCACCTGGCGTTCGCAGATGCTGCAATCCTGGATCGCGCTCGCCGCGCGCCTGGGCGGCCCGGCGGATCCGGATTTCGTCGACTGGCTCGCGGTCGATCGCGTCGACGGGCGCGAATTCGACATCGGTCTGCATCGCCGCTGGCTCGACCCCACGCGGCCCCTGGCGAAGACGGTGCTCGAGCCGGCGCACAGCGTCGTCGTCACCTCCGCCACCCTGCGCGGCGCTGAGGATTGGGGAGCGGCCGATGCCCGCACCGGCGCCTGTCACCTGCCGGTGCCGGTGCAGAGATTCGCCGCCGAGAGCCCGTTCGATTACGCTTCCAACAGCGAAGTGCTGATCGTCACCGATCTGAAGCGCGGCGACGTCGCCCAACTCGCCGGTGCCTATGGGCGTTTGATCGAGGCTGCGGAGGGCGGCACGCTCGGCCTGTTCACCGCCATCCAGCGGCTCAAGGCCGTGCATGCGCGGATCGCCGACCGGCTCGCCCGCGCCGGTCTGCCGCTCTACGCCCAGCACGTCGATCCGATCGACACCGGCACCCTTGTCGACATCTTCCGCGACGATCCGCGCGCCTCCCTGCTCGGCACCGATGCGCTTCGCGACGGCGTCGACGTGCCCGGCCATTCCCTGCGCCTGGTGGTGATGGAAGGCGTGCCGTGGCCCCGGCCGACCGTGCTTCACGCCGCGCGCAAGGCGGCCGGCGGCGGCAGCGCCTATGACGATCGTGTCGTCCGTGCGCGCCTGGCCCAGGCCTTCGGCCGGCTGATCCGGCGCCGGGAGGATCGCGGGGTTTTCGTTCTGCTGTCGTCGGCAATGCCGTCGCGGCTGCTCACCGCGTTCCCGCCCGGCGTGACGATCCGCCGGCTCAGCCTGTCCGATGCGATCGATCGGGTGCGGTTGCTGCTTTCCTCCGATCATCCTTTCGGGCATCAGGCGCAGCGGCAAACCGAAGGGGCCGAATGA
- a CDS encoding GFA family protein encodes MSVQGSCHCGNVRIDVPSPPTWVADCNCSLCRRTAWRVAYYPPDAVRITGETKAYVWGDRMIGIHHCPVCGCGTHWETLGEDFGKMGVNARLLDGFDEGAVEIRKFDNAG; translated from the coding sequence ATGAGCGTTCAGGGAAGCTGCCACTGCGGCAACGTACGCATCGACGTGCCGAGCCCGCCGACATGGGTGGCCGACTGCAATTGCTCGCTCTGCCGGCGGACCGCCTGGCGAGTCGCTTATTATCCGCCGGACGCCGTGCGCATCACCGGCGAGACGAAGGCCTATGTCTGGGGCGATCGGATGATCGGCATCCACCATTGCCCGGTCTGCGGCTGCGGCACGCACTGGGAGACGCTCGGCGAGGATTTCGGCAAGATGGGCGTCAATGCGCGCCTGCTCGACGGCTTCGACGAAGGCGCGGTCGAGATCCGCAAGTTCGACAATGCGGGGTGA
- a CDS encoding lysine--tRNA ligase: MSRREIPAAVREAALVSKAWPYEEARKLLKRYPNGPDKGEIVFETGYGPSGLPHLGTFQEVARTLMVRHALTEMADWPTRLIAFSDDMDGMRKVPPGVPNQEMMLAHIDEPLSRVPDPYGCDHASYAAHNNNLLREFLDRFGFDYEFLSSSDCYGSGRFDAALRQVLRTYDEIMGVMLPTLREERRKTYSPVLPVSRISGKVLQVAIEVIDAEAGLVRYVEPETGESVDQSIFGGGAKLQWKVDWAMRWAALGVDYEMAGKDLIDSVIQSSKIARILGARPPEGFNYELFLDENGEKISKTKGNGVTIDEWLTYAPPESLAFYIYREPKKAKQLSFGVIPKAVDEYYQFLAAYADQPIDKKLGNPVHHIHAGEVPGVRPPVSFALLLNIASLPGVGNRETIWSFLQRYNPGLSAEANPELDRLVGYAVAYGSRFVAPSLRRRPPTAQEVPALRELDALLAQDDGTGRADEDPAAVLQNHVYEIGKSHYGKEGLRDWFKVLYETLLGSDQGPRMGSFIALYGVENSRRLIAEALEAAGA, translated from the coding sequence ATGTCCCGCCGTGAAATCCCTGCCGCTGTGCGCGAAGCCGCGCTCGTCTCCAAGGCCTGGCCCTATGAGGAAGCGCGCAAGCTTCTGAAACGCTATCCGAACGGCCCGGACAAGGGCGAGATCGTGTTCGAGACGGGCTACGGTCCGTCGGGCCTGCCCCACCTCGGCACCTTCCAGGAGGTCGCGCGCACGTTGATGGTGCGCCATGCGCTCACCGAGATGGCGGACTGGCCGACGCGCCTGATCGCTTTTTCCGACGACATGGACGGCATGCGCAAGGTGCCGCCGGGCGTGCCGAACCAAGAAATGATGCTGGCCCATATCGACGAGCCGCTGTCGCGGGTGCCGGATCCCTATGGCTGCGACCATGCGAGCTACGCCGCGCACAACAATAACCTGCTGCGGGAATTCCTCGATCGGTTCGGCTTCGATTACGAATTCCTGTCCTCGTCCGATTGCTACGGCTCCGGCCGGTTCGACGCGGCGCTGCGCCAGGTGCTGCGCACCTATGACGAGATCATGGGGGTCATGCTGCCCACCCTGCGCGAGGAACGGCGCAAGACCTATTCGCCGGTGCTGCCGGTGAGCCGGATTTCCGGCAAGGTGCTGCAGGTGGCGATCGAGGTGATCGACGCCGAAGCCGGCCTCGTCCGCTACGTCGAGCCGGAGACGGGCGAGAGCGTCGATCAGTCGATCTTCGGCGGCGGGGCGAAATTGCAGTGGAAGGTCGACTGGGCGATGCGCTGGGCCGCGCTCGGCGTCGACTACGAAATGGCGGGCAAGGATCTGATCGACTCGGTCATCCAGAGCTCCAAGATCGCCCGGATCCTCGGCGCCCGGCCGCCGGAAGGCTTCAATTACGAGCTCTTCCTGGACGAAAATGGCGAGAAGATCTCGAAGACCAAGGGCAACGGCGTCACCATCGACGAGTGGCTGACCTACGCCCCCCCCGAGAGCCTGGCCTTCTACATCTACCGCGAGCCGAAAAAGGCCAAGCAATTGAGCTTCGGGGTCATCCCCAAGGCGGTGGACGAATATTATCAATTCCTCGCGGCTTATGCCGACCAGCCGATCGACAAGAAGCTCGGCAACCCGGTCCATCACATCCACGCCGGCGAGGTTCCCGGCGTGCGGCCTCCGGTGAGCTTCGCGCTGCTGCTCAATATCGCCAGCCTGCCCGGCGTCGGCAATCGCGAGACGATCTGGAGCTTCCTCCAGCGCTACAATCCGGGGCTCAGCGCGGAAGCGAACCCCGAGCTCGACCGGCTCGTCGGCTATGCCGTGGCCTATGGCAGCCGTTTCGTCGCGCCGTCGCTGCGGCGGCGGCCGCCGACCGCGCAGGAAGTGCCCGCGCTGCGGGAGCTCGACGCCCTGCTGGCGCAGGACGACGGCACCGGCCGCGCCGACGAGGACCCGGCGGCGGTGCTGCAGAACCATGTCTACGAGATCGGCAAGAGCCATTACGGCAAGGAAGGCCTGCGCGACTGGTTCAAGGTGCTGTACGAAACCCTGCTCGGCAGCGACCAGGGCCCGCGCATGGGCAGCTTCATCGCGCTTTACGGCGTCGAGAACAGCCGCCGGCTGATCGCCGAGGCGCTGGAAGCCGCCGGGGCCTGA
- a CDS encoding inositol-3-phosphate synthase, which yields MSLHDPKAINVAVIGIGNCASSLVQGIAHYQNGGANEQIGLMHWDLGGYRPKDIKIVAAWDIDRRKVGRDVAEAIFEKPNCTAIFCDHVPASGTIVEMGRVLDGFSDHMADAPDDRTFLVADAAEPDKADIVRRLKETNTDVLMNYLPVGSQEATEFYAECALEAGVAFVNNIPVFIASNEGWAKRFEDAGVPIIGDDIKAQLGATIVHRVLTDLFHKRGVKLDRTYQLNTGGNTDFLNMSNRKRLASKKVSKTEAVQSVAEHRLDDENIHVGPSDYVAWQNDNKVCFLRMEGQLFGGVPMNIELRLSVEDSPNSAGVAIDMIRCAKIAKDRGFAGPIHPAAAYFCKHPPVQTTDDEAHAALEAFIKG from the coding sequence ATGAGCCTCCATGATCCCAAGGCGATCAACGTCGCCGTCATCGGCATCGGCAATTGTGCCAGCTCGCTCGTTCAGGGCATCGCCCATTATCAGAATGGCGGCGCCAACGAGCAGATCGGTCTCATGCATTGGGACCTTGGCGGTTACCGTCCCAAGGACATCAAGATCGTCGCCGCTTGGGACATCGATCGCCGCAAGGTCGGCCGCGATGTCGCCGAGGCGATCTTCGAAAAGCCGAACTGCACCGCCATCTTCTGCGATCACGTGCCCGCTTCGGGCACGATCGTCGAGATGGGCCGCGTCCTCGACGGCTTCTCCGATCACATGGCCGATGCGCCGGATGACCGCACCTTCCTCGTCGCCGACGCGGCCGAGCCGGACAAGGCGGACATCGTTCGCCGGCTCAAGGAAACCAACACCGACGTGCTGATGAACTATCTGCCGGTGGGCAGCCAGGAGGCGACCGAATTCTACGCCGAATGCGCGCTCGAAGCCGGCGTCGCCTTCGTCAACAACATCCCGGTGTTCATCGCGTCCAACGAAGGCTGGGCGAAGCGGTTCGAGGATGCCGGCGTGCCGATCATCGGCGACGACATCAAGGCGCAGCTCGGCGCGACCATCGTCCACCGCGTGCTGACCGATCTGTTCCACAAGCGCGGCGTCAAGCTCGATCGCACCTATCAGCTCAACACCGGCGGCAACACCGACTTCCTCAACATGTCGAACCGCAAGCGGCTCGCCTCGAAGAAGGTGTCGAAGACGGAGGCGGTGCAGTCCGTCGCCGAGCATCGCTTGGACGACGAGAACATCCATGTCGGACCCTCCGACTATGTCGCCTGGCAGAACGACAACAAGGTGTGCTTCCTGCGCATGGAAGGCCAGCTGTTCGGCGGCGTGCCGATGAACATCGAGCTTCGCCTGTCGGTCGAGGACAGCCCCAATTCGGCCGGCGTCGCCATCGACATGATCCGCTGCGCCAAGATCGCCAAGGACCGCGGCTTCGCCGGCCCGATCCACCCGGCGGCGGCCTATTTCTGCAAGCACCCGCCGGTCCAGACCACCGACGACGAAGCCCACGCCGCGCTCGAGGCCTTCATCAAGGGGTGA
- a CDS encoding beta-xylosidase, with translation MIWNEPNNKSHWDPEIDPDWSQFGTTVIEAAKAIHAVNPAIKRVLGGISPIDPFFIEKLKGFGVLDHLDVIAVHGFPLDWNLWPINDWPQKIAEIEAVAPNHEIWATEVGVGSFGAEEVQVFGVDRTAELLVGRVPRVFWYSLYDLPQAWGATTRHKEAEGSSYYRHFYMGLIREDGTPKLALDHFRAHTPAMGIMQWFHFEDPRLDDAVAWLKRLGVTHLRTGLSWADSYRPGWEAWFDRQMAALEEFETTVTFCFTPESEGLAPHHTSPPKDPMYFADFCARMIERYAPAQQRKAVA, from the coding sequence ATGATCTGGAACGAGCCCAATAACAAATCGCATTGGGATCCGGAGATTGACCCAGATTGGAGCCAGTTCGGGACGACCGTGATCGAGGCCGCCAAGGCGATCCACGCGGTCAATCCGGCGATCAAGAGGGTGCTCGGCGGAATCTCGCCGATCGATCCCTTCTTCATCGAGAAGCTCAAGGGCTTTGGCGTGCTCGATCACCTCGACGTGATCGCCGTGCACGGCTTTCCGCTCGACTGGAATCTGTGGCCGATCAACGATTGGCCGCAGAAGATCGCCGAGATCGAGGCGGTCGCTCCGAACCATGAAATCTGGGCGACCGAGGTCGGAGTCGGCAGCTTCGGTGCCGAGGAAGTCCAGGTGTTCGGAGTCGATCGCACCGCCGAGCTGCTCGTCGGCCGGGTGCCGCGCGTCTTCTGGTATTCGCTCTACGATCTTCCGCAGGCCTGGGGCGCGACCACGCGCCACAAGGAAGCCGAAGGATCGAGCTATTATCGCCATTTCTACATGGGGTTGATCCGCGAAGACGGCACTCCGAAGCTTGCACTCGATCACTTTCGGGCGCACACCCCCGCGATGGGCATCATGCAGTGGTTCCACTTCGAGGATCCTCGGCTGGACGACGCTGTCGCCTGGCTGAAGCGGCTTGGTGTCACCCATTTGCGAACCGGCCTGAGCTGGGCGGACAGCTACCGCCCCGGCTGGGAGGCCTGGTTCGATCGGCAGATGGCGGCGCTCGAGGAGTTCGAGACCACCGTCACCTTCTGCTTCACCCCTGAATCCGAGGGGCTCGCGCCCCACCACACCAGCCCACCGAAGGATCCGATGTATTTCGCTGATTTTTGCGCCCGCATGATCGAGCGCTACGCCCCCGCCCAGCAGCGCAAGGCGGTCGCCTGA
- a CDS encoding TIGR04290 family methyltransferase, translating to MNLAARSIAPDESDLRARIDALGPWFHNIDLGGVWTAPDHFLGDYPGDKFRRFAPHLPTDLTGKTVLDIGCNAGFYSMEMKRRGAERVVGVDSDDRYLAQARFAAATLGYDNIEFRKLSVYDVGALGETFDVVIFMGVLYHLRHPLLALDLIHEHVAGDMLIFQSMQRGSDDVTPLEGDYPFEQTDIFDESGYPKLHFVEREYAHDWTNWWVPNRACAEAMLRSAGFTIETRAEDEVYICRRSEMPYAAYGPGAVYPMKG from the coding sequence ATGAACCTGGCCGCAAGAAGCATCGCTCCGGACGAAAGCGACCTCCGCGCACGCATCGACGCGCTCGGGCCCTGGTTCCACAATATCGATCTCGGCGGCGTCTGGACCGCGCCCGATCATTTCCTGGGCGATTATCCCGGCGACAAGTTCCGGCGCTTCGCGCCGCATCTGCCGACCGATCTCACCGGCAAGACCGTGCTCGACATCGGCTGCAATGCCGGCTTCTACTCGATGGAGATGAAGCGCCGCGGGGCCGAGCGCGTCGTCGGCGTCGACAGCGACGATCGCTATCTCGCCCAGGCGCGCTTCGCCGCGGCCACGCTCGGCTACGACAATATCGAGTTCCGCAAGCTCTCGGTCTACGACGTCGGCGCGCTCGGCGAGACGTTCGATGTCGTCATCTTCATGGGGGTGCTCTACCACCTGCGCCACCCCTTGCTCGCGCTCGATCTCATCCACGAACATGTCGCCGGCGACATGCTGATCTTCCAGTCAATGCAGCGCGGCTCGGACGACGTCACGCCGCTCGAGGGCGACTATCCGTTCGAGCAGACCGACATCTTCGACGAAAGCGGCTATCCCAAGCTCCATTTCGTCGAGCGCGAATATGCCCATGACTGGACCAATTGGTGGGTTCCGAACCGCGCTTGCGCGGAGGCGATGCTGCGCTCCGCCGGGTTCACGATCGAGACTCGCGCCGAGGACGAGGTCTACATTTGCCGCCGCAGCGAAATGCCCTATGCAGCGTACGGTCCGGGGGCGGTCTATCCAATGAAAGGGTGA
- a CDS encoding histidine phosphatase family protein, giving the protein MTATILLIRHAAHVELGNLLTGRRRDVALSREGLDQARIVGDLLGVEPIAAVYASPRERAYYTAREIAEPHELKVGVIDDLDEVDFGDWTGRSFSALEGDPVWTEWNESRSTARPPNGESMAAAVARATAALAALAADHAGQTIACVSHCDIIRGAIAHYLGLSLDNMLRFDVDTASVSRLALGSWGARIMTVNERLYQ; this is encoded by the coding sequence GTGACGGCGACGATCCTCCTCATCCGCCATGCCGCGCACGTCGAACTCGGCAATCTGCTGACCGGTCGGCGCCGGGACGTCGCGCTCAGCCGCGAAGGGCTCGATCAGGCGCGAATCGTCGGCGATCTGCTCGGCGTCGAACCGATCGCCGCGGTCTATGCGTCACCGCGCGAGCGGGCTTATTATACCGCCCGCGAGATCGCCGAACCGCACGAGCTGAAGGTCGGCGTCATCGACGATCTCGACGAGGTCGATTTCGGGGATTGGACCGGGCGCAGCTTCAGCGCGCTGGAGGGCGATCCGGTGTGGACCGAATGGAACGAGTCGCGCTCCACCGCGCGCCCGCCGAACGGCGAGAGCATGGCGGCGGCGGTGGCGAGAGCCACGGCCGCCCTCGCCGCTCTCGCTGCCGATCATGCCGGCCAGACCATCGCCTGCGTCAGTCATTGCGACATCATCCGCGGCGCGATTGCGCATTATCTCGGGCTGTCGCTCGACAACATGCTGCGCTTCGACGTCGACACCGCCTCCGTTTCCCGGCTCGCCCTGGGCAGCTGGGGCGCCCGAATCATGACCGTGAACGAAAGGCTCTACCAATGA